GACAAAACAGACTCCCTGGCAATGCCATGCCCAGCGAGCGGAGGCTCCGGCTTGCCATCCAACTGAGCGAGCACTGCGAGCTTGAAGGAATGTAAATAAGGACCGGATTCTCATTAATTACGTAGCTGGAGTGACACTCTACGTACTTTAAAATAAAAGACTTCTATGGTAAAGCGCTTTATGCTACTATGTATTCGCTTTAGGCTGATCTTCGCTTCTCGAGCGGATCTACTGTATCACAGAATCCAGCTAGGATGTCTTTTTCAGGCGCCCATTTATTCCTCCTGTCTTGATCCTTTTGATCTCGGCAAAAGCATTCTTACACGCCTTTACACTGTCCACAATGAGAACTATCCAGCATCAGGATTTGTCTCACCAAAAGAGCGGAGCCAGCAACTCACCAAGCGGGATAACAATCCAAAACATATTTAGAAGCATGAAATATCCCCAGAAGTAGTACCTCTCCGGTCGGGAAAACTCCAATCCGTTGACTAGGAACTCAAACGCACAAGTCCCGTAGTATAGCACGTCGCCGTAGAGCTGGCCTAGCGAGATGATAATCTGCAGCGGATGCCGAAGCGGATGGTTGGTCGCTATAAATCCAGCtaggaggaaagaaagagggCCCCAGAACAATGCGGTGATGGACTCCATGCACATCACGAAAGAGTTCGGGGTGAGATAGCGAGAGTCCGACAGGGCGTATTCCTTCCAGAGCTGAGCGAGCGGGTGgctggacgaggcgagaGTGAGGAAGTTGAGGGCGTAGTAGCCTTCTAGGACAAGATGAATAGAGCCGCCTGTTTTTTTCTCTATTAGGGTTGCGCTTCTGCTTAGCTGTGAGGAACCTACACAGGGCAAACCAGAGAGTCTTGTAGAGCTCAGAATTTGAGATCTGCGAGTTGGCTTTTTTGGCGAGAGAGGTAGTCACAGAGAACACTATTGTACAGGCCGTTCCAAATATGGCGAGCAGAGTAGGAGTACTGAGTTCATTGGCAATGTAATGGGGGATTTCGACGCCCAGGGGGTAGTAGGAGTGGAGAGTGGTCATTTTGGCAGTGGACAACTACTGTCCGAGCACGTCGATAAGTAGACAATATAACTCTTTTACTTGAATATCTTATCAGGCTCCCTGGTACCTGACTAGCTATTTATTCTGTGGGGATGTTCCTGGTGGTTGCTGCAGCCTAGGGAAAGTGATACGACTCGGAAGCAGAGTATGCGCGTACGGCCCCCGCGGTGTCCGCGGGAACCGGTCTTACTTTGGCCGTACGGCTTACTGAGGGTTAAAACTGTTTTTCCTACGGTCTTAGTTACGTCTCATGGCCTAATAGACCAAGAATGAGGCGTTCTACTTGTCTGTGCTTGATTGTGTCGAGAAGCCGCCGCAGCACAGATAACTCACCTCTGGGGTCAGATGTCCTTCAGATCAGTGTGCATCATCAAAAGTACCCCTTTCCTTTGCAGGAGTCTTCATCAACCTACTTATATATCTTTGAACCGGTGTTCTGCTCCGTAATCATTAAGTCGATCCAGATATCCAAGAGCGCCAACCACACCCCCGGTTGTCGTCCGGTAGATTGAGGCAGAGGCATCCTCTAATTCTTCTAAAAGTGCTCCCAGGCGCTGACTCTTGAGCTCCTAGTGTACGTGCAGAGCCTAACTTTGCGTCCGGATGCTAGCATCATGACTTGAGAGTTGCAGTTAAGTTGCCCTTCTCTAGTTTACAGAGATTTGGCTGAACGTTCAGCCCAGCAGCCAACCTCAACCCTATGCCCAGATGCAGTAATGACTCTGTCGATGTACCGAGTGGATCTATACCCACACACTTGGCAAAGCATCTAAGCCGCCAAGGCACGAAAGATCATCGTCGTCCCCACCGTCCCCCTA
This sequence is a window from Aspergillus nidulans FGSC A4 chromosome IV. Protein-coding genes within it:
- a CDS encoding EXPERA domain-containing protein (transcript_id=CADANIAT00000239); protein product: MTTLHSYYPLGVEIPHYIANELSTPTLLAIFGTACTIVFSVTTSLAKKANSQISNSELYKTLWFALCGSIHLVLEGYYALNFLTLASSSHPLAQLWKEYALSDSRYLTPNSFVMCMESITALFWGPLSFLLAGFIATNHPLRHPLQIIISLGQLYGDVLYYGTCAFEFLVNGLEFSRPERYYFWGYFMLLNMFWIVIPLEVFYFKLAVLAQLDGKPEPPLAGHGIARESVLSTLLTPAYMSVWYTALRDVAVCFESAPPI